In Trueperaceae bacterium, the sequence AGCTAGACGTGGACGCGCCGTTCGAGGCGCCGTCCTACTCAGGGCAAGACGGTGACATCGGGGACGACCAGGCCGGCGCCGACGAGCGGTAGCCCCTCCCGGTCAGCCGCTGGTGGAGCCGAGGCGCCGCCGCCACGCCAGGTCGGCCATGAACGCCGCCAGCGCCAGCGCCAGCGGCACCCGCCAGGCCGGGCGCTCGACGGACCCGAGGGTGGGCGCGTACGTCTCGGGCGTGACGACGGCGCCGCCCGTGCGGGCGGCGACCGCCGCCAGCAGCGCGCTGCCGTCCATCTCGGCCTGCTCCGGATCTGGTCCGGTCACACGGGCGCGCGCCACCAGCTCCGACCCCACCGATACGACCACGTCGCCCCCGACGCCGCCGCGCCACGGGAGCCGACCCTGGTAGCGGCCGGGCGCGACCTGTTCGAGCGGCGCGGTGACGCCGCCGAACCTCGCCGTGGCGTTCAGGCCGTTGCGGTACTCGCCGTCCTCGATGGCGTCGAGGGTCACCACCAGGGCGTTGCCGTCGCGTTCGGCGCTGGCCACCAGGCCGCCTCCCTTCGCCTGAAGCCACCGCACCAGCGTGGCCAGGACCCCGGGGAGCTCGGGCCAGGCGCCGAGCGGCCCGGCCCAGGCGTTGAGGTCGGTGGTCAACGCCGCCGTCCGCCCCAACCCCGCACGGAAGGTCGCTAGCAGCGGGTCGTCGTCCTTGCCTGCGAGGAGGAGCTGCGCGCCCGACTTGAGACCGGTGGCCACGTAGGCGGCGACGGGTGGTAGGTCGGGTGGGAAGGCGTAGAGCGGGTTGGGCCGCGGGACGGGCGTGGTGGGCTGGTCGACGAGGAGCGCGCGCGTGGCCGTCAACGCCTCGTTGGTGAAGATCCGCGGGAGGCCGCCCGCGTCGACGGCCTCGTAGTAGCGGCCACCCCCGGCCCGGGCGATGGCGGCGAGACGCTCGAAGTCGGCCGCGCTTCCGATGGCGATGGTGGAGGTGGTGATGCCCCTGGCTAGCCCGCCGCGGGCCAGGGCCTGGAAGTCCGTCGCCTCGCCGCCGAACGGACCCTGGTCGTAGAGTTGGCCGTCCGACAGCACGATGACGTGCTTCACTGCCGCGTCGACGGCGGCCAGGGCGTCGAGGGCCTGCCGGTAGGCGGGGCCGAGTACGGTGCCGCCGCCCGTGTCGAGGGCGTAGATGCCCGCCGCCATCTCGCGCTTGCCGCGCTCCGTAGCGGGTCGCAGCTCGAAGACCCAGCGGGTGCCGGGTCCGTCGCTGAAGGCGATCAACCCCAGCAGGTCCTGCTCGTACGCGAGGTCGACCACCTGCACGGCCCCCTCCTTCGCCAGGTCGATCTTGGGGGGACGACCGCCCGCCATGGACTGCGAGCGGTCGATCACCATGACCATGGCCACCAGCGGCAGCGACACCTCCGTGCGCAGGTCGGTGGTGACCGGTAGCACGTCCTCGACCGCCGACCGGTACCAACCGCCCAGGCCGAACGAGTCGGGTCCGCCCGTCATGAGGAGCCCGCCACCGTCGGTCACGTACTGCGCAAGCAGCTGCTGCTGCGTGGGGCTGAACAGAGCGGCGGGACCCCTCAGCACCACCGCGCTGAAGGCGAGCGGGAACGTCAGGGCCGCCGGCCCGCCCTCCACGACCTCGAAACCCTGGAGCCGCAGCAGGCGGGCGGCGGCGGGATCGTCGACCACCAGCACGGGCGCTCGGCCCTGGATGGCGACGAGGCCCTCGGCCGAGTCGTTGCCACGCGCCTGCTCGTAAGGGACCTGCAGCTCGACGCCGACGGCCAGCGCCGCACCCGTGGCGGCGGCGGTCGGCGCCGTGACGCCGAACGTGACCGCCACGTCCTGCCCGGCGGGCAGTTCGACCTGGCGCTCGTCGACGACGCTGCCGCCGACGAGGACCTTGAGGGTCGCGGCGACCTCACGGTCCGAGCGCAGCGCGGCCGTGCCGCGCACGCTCTGGCCGGGCGCGGCGCGGGCGGGAAGGAGCAACTCGGTCACGCGGGCGTCCGGCGCGCGGGAGACGGGCAGCACGTCGACCGGCAGTGGCGGCAACGCCGCCAGTAGCTCGGCCTCCGGCGTGACGCCGTCAGACACGAGCAGGACCCGAGACGCCCCGTTGGCGATGGCCACCTGGAGGCCCCTAGCGAGGTCGGTGGCGTCCGTAGGCAGGTCGCTTGGCACGCGCGCCGCGAGGTCGGGGACCATCAGTGTGTCGGCCGCGACGTAGGCGAACTGCGGCGCGACCCCCAGGCTCGCCGGGTCGAGCTGGCGGGCCGCCGCCAGCGCCCCCGTGCCGACGGAGTCGGAGACGTCGACGAGTACTGCGAGGTGCCCGCCCTCGCCCCGGGTCCACGGTTGAGCGAGTGCCACGAGCAGCGCCGTCAGGGTCGCGGCTCGCAACCACCAGCCCCGGCGCCGGGTCACGTAGAGGCCGACGACGACCGGCACCACGCCGAGGAGTAGCCACGGGTGGGCGAACCTCGGCAGGAACGGTGCGGCGGTGGCCAGGTCGCCCATGGTGGGCGCATGCTAGCAGCCGCCGAGCGGTGAGCGCGGTAGCGCCTAGGCGGGCGCCCAACCGCCCGGCGCCACGTGACGGGCCCGGCGCGCCGGGTCGACCTCACGTCGTGGAGCGCCTGTTCGACTGGTAGTATGCGGTGATGCCGGAACCTGCCCCGTGGGCGCTCATCGCCATGCAGACCGAGGAACGCGCCGCCGGGTTCCTCCCGGTGGTCGCAGAGGTGGGGCTCACAGGGCGCATCTACACCGACGTCGAGAAGCTCCTCTACGACACACGGGGAGAGAACGTCCCCAGCGCGCTCGTGCTCGACCACGGGCTGCGCGAGCGCGTGCCCACGCTCGATCTCGTCAGCATCCTCAGGAAGCGCAAGGGTTTCGAGGAGATCCCGTTCCTCTACCTCGGCCCCGCCGACCTCGAGGTCCACACGCAGGTCGTCGAGGAGGGGGTGGACGCTTACATCACGCTGCCCACCCGCCGGCCCGTGGTCAGGGCGCACCTCGCCAACCTCCTCGAGCGCCGTCGGGCCGAGGGGGCCATGCGCCGGGCCTTCGAGGAGGCGCGCCGCTTCGAACAGGCCTACAAGGAGAGCGAGCGGATGAAGGACGACCTCATCCACATGCTCGTCCACGACCTCAAGAGTCCCATCGCGAGCGTCATGGGGCTGCTGGACTCGAGCCTCGACATGCTCAACGGGCAGGGAGCCGAGGCCGGCATCGAGGAGCTACTGAGCCTGGCGCGCAGCGAGTCGCAGCACCTGCTCAACCTAGCCGCCAACATCCTCGACGTGAGGCGCATGAAGGAAGGGCACATGCCCTACCACCCCGAGACCATCAACAGCTTGACGGAGCTCGCCAAGTCGGCGCTCGGCGACGTCAGCGGCGGCCCGCGAGACCGTAACTTCGGCTTCCTGGTGCGTCCTGAGGCCGAGAAGATCGTCGGGGACCCCAACCTACTGCGCCGCGTGATCGCGAACCTCATGGCCAACGCCATCAAGCACACGCGCCGGGGCGGCTACATCGATTTCCGCGCCTGGAGCAAGGACGGCAACGTCGTCCTGAGCGTCCGCGACGACGGCGAGGGCATCCCGGAGAGCGATCACAAGCGCATCTTCAACGCCTTCGAGCAGTCGAGGCACACCATCCACGACCGGTACGACACGGGCATGGGCCTGACGTTCTGCAAGCTCGCCGTCGAGAAGCACGGCGGCCGGATCTGGGTCGAATCCAAGGTGGGCCGGGGGAGCACCTTCTACTTCACACTGCCCGACACGGTGCCCAGCGTGGTGGCAGCGGGCGCGTGAGGCGAGGGGAGGCCGCGGCCGGACGGGAGGCCGCGGCCAAGCGAGGGGCCGCGGCNNNNNNNNNNNNNNNNNNNNNNNNNNNNNNNNNNNNNNNNNNNNNNNNNNNNNNNNNNNNNNNNNNNNNNNNNNNNNNNNNNNNNNNNNNNNNNNNNNNNGGGGCCCGACTGGTCGCTCGAGGCGCTCCTATGGGACCGCGGCCTCCGCCTGGTGGCGGGCGTCGACGAGGCGGGCCGCGGCGCCCTATGCGGGCCCGTCGTGGCCGCCGCGGTGATCCTCCCGGCCGGTTCATCGCTGCCGTACCGCGACTCCAAGACCCTCGGCGCCGCCAGGCGCGCCGACCTGGCAGCCCGCTTGCGGGGCGAGGCGGTGGCGCACGCCGTCGGCTTCGCCAGCGCGCGCGAGGTCGACGAGCTGAACGTACTGGCGGCCACGGTGCTGGCCGCCCGCCGCGCCATCGCCGCCCTCGAGCCGGCCGCCGACGGCGTCGTCACCGACTACCTGCGGCTGGGCCTCGACCTGCCCGAGCTCGCGGTGGCGGCGGGCGACGCGCGATCCTGCCAGGTGGCGGCCGCCAGCATCCTCGCCAAGACCGTGCGCGACGCGCACATGGTCGAGCTGGCGGCCGCGTACCCCGGCTACGGGTTCGAGCGCCACAAGGGTTACGGCACGGCGGCGCACGTGGCGGCCATCGCCAGGCTGGGACCGTGCCCAGAGCACCGCGTCACCTTCGCGCGAGTGATGAGCCCCACCGCGACCACGCCGGCCGCACCCGACCCGTAGAATGGCGCAGCACCCGAGGGCGCGCCGCACGGCGCGGCGGTGAGGTGAGCCCGGAGCGCCGCGGCGCTGCCGGCCGGAGCAGCGGCGGGGCGGCCGCGCGGCGCCGGGGCGGGACCAACGTTAGGAGCGACAACCATGCCGGAGTGCATCGGTGTGAAGTTCGACAACGGGCCGAAGATCCATTACATGGAGGCGCCGCCGACCATCCCGGCGCCGGGGACGCGCTGCGTGGTGACCACGCGGCGCGGCCTGGAGCTGGCGCTGGTGCGGACCGGCGCCACCGAGGTCGCCAAGCCGCAGGGGCACTACGTGCGTGACGCTCAGGGCGATGACATCGCCCGCTACGAGGAGCTCAAGGCGAAGGCCGAGGACCTCAAGTGGCTGCTCAAGGCGCGGGCGCGGCAGGCGGACCCCAGCGTGAAGGTGGTGGCCGTCGAGTTCAACATCGACGAGACCTTGCTGGTGGTGAGCTACACGAGCGAGCAGCCGGCGCCGTTGCGCGTGCTGGCGGCCGAGCTCGTGGCGCACACCGACGCGCGGATCGAGTTCGCGAACATCGGCCCCCGCGACCAGGCGCGCATGTTGGGCGCCCTCGGGGTGTGCGGCGACGGCAACTGCTCGAGCACGTGGCTGCAGAGCTTCAACGCCGTCAGCATCCGCATGGCGCGCGACCAGCAGCTGCCCCTCAACCCGGAGAAGATAAGCGGCCCGTGCGGCAGGCTGATGTGCTGCCTGCAGTACGAGCACGAGATGTACCGCGAGCTCCTGAAGGGCATGCCGCGCAAGGGAGCCAAGGCGTGCCACGACGGTAGCGGCACCTGCGGCAGGGTCGTGAAGCTCAACCCGCTGAAGGGCACGGTCGAGCTGAAGACGGACGAGGGCGGAGTGGTGGAGTTCCCGGCCGACGAGGTCAGCCGGATGCGCGGGGGCAGCGCCTAGCCGGCCACGCCGACCTGCCGCAGGCGCAGCGCGAGCACGGCGCAGGCGAGCGGCACCTGCGCGTAGGCCGCGATGGCGCGCTCGCAGGCGTCGATCTCGTCGAGGGCCGCCGCGTACGCGGCGGGTGGCCGGTCGCGCAGCAGCTCCCTCAGCCACCCGAGGGGACCTGGCAGCGTGCCGGCGTCGGCCGCCGCCGCCACCGCCTTGGCCAGCCCCTCGGCCCCCGTCAACGCCTCAAGCAGGTCGCCGGTCAGCGCAGAAGCGAAGGCCCGGGCCGCTGCCCGCGCAGCCTCGGTGGCGAGGGCGGCGTCCAGGGAGGAGAGCAGCGCGCCCGGCTGGCCGAGACGCAGCGCCGGGTGACCCTCAAGCGCTGCCGCTGCCACGTCGGTCCCGAGCGCGTGAAGCGCCGCCGCCGGGTCCACCGCGCCGAAGCGGATCGTCACGCAGCGCGACGCCACGGTCGGGAGCAGTTCCTCGGGGCCGGCCGCGACGAGGACGACGAGCGCCCACGCTGGCGGCTCCTCCAGCATCTTGAGGAACGAGTTCGCGGCGGCCGCGTTCATGCTGCCCGCCTGGTCGATCACACCCACCCGCACCCGGTAGCGCGGCCGAGTGACCAGCCACGGCCCCAACGGTTCGGGGTCGCCCTGTTCCCGCCTCACGAGCTGATCGATGCGGATCTCGGGATCGCGCTTGGCGCGGCCGGAGCCCGTCGTCGCGGCGGGCGCCACCTCCTTCAGGTCGGGGTGGGTGCCGGCGGCGAGCAGGCGACAACTCTCGCACCCGCCGCACGGACCGGCGCCCGGAGCGCGCTCCGAGCAGTTGACGAGCGCGCACAGCCAGCGCGCCGCGAGGCGCCGCCCCACCTGCTGTGGTCCGGCGAAGAGCAGCGTGCGCGGTCCGCGCCCCGCGCCCCATAGTCGCGTCAGTTCCGTCAGGACGGCGTCGTGACCGACGGGGGCGAGGGGCGGCGCCGACGTCACCTGCCGGCTTCCAGGCGCGAAGCGAGCATCTCTGGGTACCCGGCGGCCACCACGTCGAGCTGGACCGACTTGAGGTCGTAGTCGACACGGTGGTGGTGGATGACGCCGGCGCCGGCGTCGAAGATGAAGTACGAGGCCAGTGGGACCTGGTCGCGGGGCTGCCCGACGGCACCCGGGTTGGCTATGACGCGGGCCAGGGGAGGGATACGGTAGGACGTCTCGCGCGCGTCGCGGAACGACACCGTGCGCCACAGCTCGTTCGAGCCGTTGCTGGTCGTCGCGAAGAGCTTGGGCACGTGGGTGTGCCCCACGAACAGGAGCTTCTCGGACATGAGGCCGACGTTCGCCTGCGCCGTCGTCAGGGTGGACAGGTACTCCCAGTCGTGGCTGAGCGCGCCGTGGGCGGCCTCGAAGCCGCGCGCCACGTGGCGCCGTTCCAGGCTCTGCAGGAACCGCAGGGAGTCGCCGCTCAGGGTGACCAACTGCCGTTCGAGAACGTTCATCACGATGCCGGCGGCCCAGTGGTCGCCGAAGTCGCCCTGGGCCAGGTCGAGGAGCGCCGAGTCGTGGTTGCCGAGGATGCGGACCACCGGGTCGAGCTCGATGAGGCGTTGGACCGCCTCCTCGGCGTGCGGGTAGTAACCGACGGCGTCCCCCAGGAAGATGGTGGCGTCGAAGCCGCGTCCCTTGGCCTCCGCGATGACCGCTTCGAGGGCCGGCAGGTTGGCGTGGACGTCGCTCAGCACCAGGTAACGCATGCGGCAATGGTACCAGGGCTTCGGGGCCCTGGAGGAACGGTGGCAGCGGCTATACTTGGGGGGTGCGCCATCGTCCCCGCCGCGTCCGTCACGTCTGGGTGGGCCTCGCCTTGCTCATCGTGACGGCGTTCACATCAGCAGCCGCACAGGTCTCGGTGCCCACCTTCGGGACTCGCGGCGCCGTTCCCGAGGAGCTGGTGGGTCGGTTCATGGCGGCGTTCCGCTCCGCCGTCGGCGCGGCCACCGGCCTCGAGGTCCGCAACGGCGAACTGATCACGCCCGGCATAGCAGGCAGCCTCGAACCCGAGTTCGCGATGCTCATCGCCGAACTGGATCAGGCGCGTTACGCGGTGAGCGGTGAACTGTCGCTCGTGCAGTCGGGGGACGGCAGCGGATACGCCATCAACATCATCGTGGTCGACGCCGAGAAGGACCGCAGCAGCGACCTGATCAGCCTCCCGCTCGACCCGGCCGGCATGCGTCCCACCGTCGACGAGCTGGCCGCCGCGGTGGCGGCCTTCACGAGCGCGCGCCTCGAGCTTGTGAAGGGCGACGCGGGCCTCTTCGTCTCGAGCGAGCCGGCCGACGCCCAGGTGTTCCTCGACGGGGTGGCGCTCGGACGCACCTCTCACCTGGACGTGGTGATGGCGGCGCCCGGCCGCTACCAGCTCGAGGTCCGCAAGGAGGGGTTCCTGCCAGACGTCCGCATGGTGGAGCTGCGCGGGGCCGACACGGCCTTCGTGCACGTCGTGCTCACGGCCATCTCGGGCGGCAGCATCCAGGTCCTGGCCACGCCTCGGGCGAACGTGTCCCTCGACGGCGTACCCGTCGGGGCGAGCCCGCTCACGCTGGCGGCCCTACCGGGCACGCACCGCGTGACCCTGACGCGCGAGGGGTTCGAGGACGAGGTCATCGACGTGCTCGTTCGCAACTACCGCGTGTCGCGCGTCGAGCGCGAGCTGAACCCCGCCGCCGACCCCCTGGTCTACTGGGACGAACGGCGCGAGGTCCTCATCTACATCGACGGGATGATCCAACCGGGCGCCTACGCGGCCGGCATCAAGCCGGGGCTGCGCACCTTCGAGCTGCGCGAGTCGCGCGAGTCACGCACGTACCTCAGGGCGGTGCCAGAGCACGGCGTCTACCGCCTCGACCTCAAGACGGGCGAGTTGGTCGCGGAGTAGGGCGCGCCGGCGCGGCCGTCGGGCGGGGACGTCACTCCATGGGTAGGCGCAGGGCGAGGGTGAGGGCCAGCTCCGTCCCCCGCACGGCGGCGCTCGTGTCCCCAGCGTCCGTCGCCACCTGCAACCCCGCCTCCCACCGCCCGCCACCCAGGTAACCGGCGGCCGGCACCGACGCGGACGCCGCCACCCGCAGCGCCGCCACGTCGTGGCGGTACGGCTCGAAGGCGGCGTCCACGCCGACGCGCGCCGGCCCCAGGTCCTCGGCCAGCGAAGCCCTGGCGCCAAGTGCGGGCCC encodes:
- a CDS encoding PEGA domain-containing protein encodes the protein MRHRPRRVRHVWVGLALLIVTAFTSAAAQVSVPTFGTRGAVPEELVGRFMAAFRSAVGAATGLEVRNGELITPGIAGSLEPEFAMLIAELDQARYAVSGELSLVQSGDGSGYAINIIVVDAEKDRSSDLISLPLDPAGMRPTVDELAAAVAAFTSARLELVKGDAGLFVSSEPADAQVFLDGVALGRTSHLDVVMAAPGRYQLEVRKEGFLPDVRMVELRGADTAFVHVVLTAISGGSIQVLATPRANVSLDGVPVGASPLTLAALPGTHRVTLTREGFEDEVIDVLVRNYRVSRVERELNPAADPLVYWDERREVLIYIDGMIQPGAYAAGIKPGLRTFELRESRESRTYLRAVPEHGVYRLDLKTGELVAE
- a CDS encoding HAMP domain-containing histidine kinase, with the protein product MPEPAPWALIAMQTEERAAGFLPVVAEVGLTGRIYTDVEKLLYDTRGENVPSALVLDHGLRERVPTLDLVSILRKRKGFEEIPFLYLGPADLEVHTQVVEEGVDAYITLPTRRPVVRAHLANLLERRRAEGAMRRAFEEARRFEQAYKESERMKDDLIHMLVHDLKSPIASVMGLLDSSLDMLNGQGAEAGIEELLSLARSESQHLLNLAANILDVRRMKEGHMPYHPETINSLTELAKSALGDVSGGPRDRNFGFLVRPEAEKIVGDPNLLRRVIANLMANAIKHTRRGGYIDFRAWSKDGNVVLSVRDDGEGIPESDHKRIFNAFEQSRHTIHDRYDTGMGLTFCKLAVEKHGGRIWVESKVGRGSTFYFTLPDTVPSVVAAGA
- a CDS encoding ribonuclease HII codes for the protein MVAGVDEAGRGALCGPVVAAAVILPAGSSLPYRDSKTLGAARRADLAARLRGEAVAHAVGFASAREVDELNVLAATVLAARRAIAALEPAADGVVTDYLRLGLDLPELAVAAGDARSCQVAAASILAKTVRDAHMVELAAAYPGYGFERHKGYGTAAHVAAIARLGPCPEHRVTFARVMSPTATTPAAPDP
- a CDS encoding metallophosphoesterase family protein, which produces MRYLVLSDVHANLPALEAVIAEAKGRGFDATIFLGDAVGYYPHAEEAVQRLIELDPVVRILGNHDSALLDLAQGDFGDHWAAGIVMNVLERQLVTLSGDSLRFLQSLERRHVARGFEAAHGALSHDWEYLSTLTTAQANVGLMSEKLLFVGHTHVPKLFATTSNGSNELWRTVSFRDARETSYRIPPLARVIANPGAVGQPRDQVPLASYFIFDAGAGVIHHHRVDYDLKSVQLDVVAAGYPEMLASRLEAGR
- a CDS encoding VWA domain-containing protein, whose protein sequence is MGDLATAAPFLPRFAHPWLLLGVVPVVVGLYVTRRRGWWLRAATLTALLVALAQPWTRGEGGHLAVLVDVSDSVGTGALAAARQLDPASLGVAPQFAYVAADTLMVPDLAARVPSDLPTDATDLARGLQVAIANGASRVLLVSDGVTPEAELLAALPPLPVDVLPVSRAPDARVTELLLPARAAPGQSVRGTAALRSDREVAATLKVLVGGSVVDERQVELPAGQDVAVTFGVTAPTAAATGAALAVGVELQVPYEQARGNDSAEGLVAIQGRAPVLVVDDPAAARLLRLQGFEVVEGGPAALTFPLAFSAVVLRGPAALFSPTQQQLLAQYVTDGGGLLMTGGPDSFGLGGWYRSAVEDVLPVTTDLRTEVSLPLVAMVMVIDRSQSMAGGRPPKIDLAKEGAVQVVDLAYEQDLLGLIAFSDGPGTRWVFELRPATERGKREMAAGIYALDTGGGTVLGPAYRQALDALAAVDAAVKHVIVLSDGQLYDQGPFGGEATDFQALARGGLARGITTSTIAIGSAADFERLAAIARAGGGRYYEAVDAGGLPRIFTNEALTATRALLVDQPTTPVPRPNPLYAFPPDLPPVAAYVATGLKSGAQLLLAGKDDDPLLATFRAGLGRTAALTTDLNAWAGPLGAWPELPGVLATLVRWLQAKGGGLVASAERDGNALVVTLDAIEDGEYRNGLNATARFGGVTAPLEQVAPGRYQGRLPWRGGVGGDVVVSVGSELVARARVTGPDPEQAEMDGSALLAAVAARTGGAVVTPETYAPTLGSVERPAWRVPLALALAAFMADLAWRRRLGSTSG